From Nitrospiria bacterium, a single genomic window includes:
- a CDS encoding RDD family protein, which produces MAEVDDQLPGSAEGLPKADVVHRFIAKFIDFLIVAAFARLIPPVGFMAGMTYLLIADGLFQGQSIGKRLIGLQTLRFERGTAVSFRESILRNIPFSAAYLCLLIPFIGWLLGGGVVLIEALLVIGNPLGHRLGDEIAKTQVIEPGSVRAGDFPGATREPGG; this is translated from the coding sequence GTGGCCGAGGTGGATGACCAACTTCCGGGTTCGGCGGAAGGGCTCCCGAAAGCGGACGTGGTTCACCGTTTTATCGCGAAGTTCATAGACTTCCTGATCGTCGCGGCCTTCGCCCGCCTGATCCCGCCGGTCGGTTTTATGGCCGGGATGACCTATCTTTTGATCGCGGACGGTCTTTTCCAGGGACAGAGCATTGGAAAGCGGTTGATCGGTTTGCAGACCCTTCGGTTCGAGAGAGGGACGGCGGTTTCTTTCCGGGAGTCCATTCTGCGCAATATTCCTTTTTCCGCGGCCTATCTCTGCCTGCTGATCCCTTTTATCGGCTGGTTGTTGGGGGGTGGCGTTGTCCTGATCGAAGCGCTACTGGTCATCGGCAATCCGCTGGGACACCGCCTGGGAGACGAGATCGCCAAAACCCAGGTGATCGAGCCCGGATCGGTCCGCGCGGGGGATTTTCCAGGAGCGACCCGCGAGCCTGGCGGGTAG
- the mrdA gene encoding penicillin-binding protein 2, with the protein MDLDTSSDNPREIQNRLVYLMVGIVAIFAALLLRAWYLQITKGSYYKEQSENNRVRVVYIQPPRGLIFDRHGELLANNVPSFNLYLVSEDISDKKGVLDQLARFIQVDRSELERRITSRKNNVPYMPTKVKEGLSLREVALIESHRLDLAGTILVPEPQRNYLYGPLAAHLLGYVGEISPAQLQESGNEDTLPGTSVGQSGIEKTYDTQIRGEVGEKIIEVDAVGHEMKVLRVQEPASGDDVYLTIDLNVQKAAEEALGKNAGTIVAIDPRNGEILAMVSHPAFDPNQLSQSLSTADWEALSSDPGHPLTNRAIQGQYPPGSTFKLVVSSAALETKEVTPEEPILCTGGMPFGRRVYKDWKRGGHGIIDLHSAIVQSCDVYFYEMGRRLGIDRLADYAFRYGLGQPTGVELASEKSGVIPTSQWKLRAKGEPWYPGETLSAAIGQGFVTVTPIQLADLIGTVAMSGARFQPHLIKAIRDRATGRLYEFPPVELGRVDLAKKTYTALRQALSGVVSEPHGTGASARSQFVTIAGKTGTAQVVEEKAGVETKSLPKELQDHAWFIAFAPVEDPRIAVAVLVEHGGHGGETAAPPAKRVIEEYLKNDRPENHQQL; encoded by the coding sequence ATGGATCTTGATACCTCTTCCGATAATCCCCGGGAAATTCAGAACCGACTCGTCTATTTGATGGTCGGGATCGTCGCGATCTTTGCGGCCCTGCTCCTGCGGGCCTGGTACCTGCAGATCACCAAGGGGAGTTATTACAAGGAACAGTCCGAGAACAACCGCGTCCGGGTGGTTTACATTCAACCTCCCCGCGGTTTGATATTCGACCGACACGGCGAGCTGCTCGCCAATAACGTGCCGAGTTTTAATCTCTATCTGGTGTCCGAGGACATTTCGGACAAGAAAGGGGTGCTGGACCAGTTGGCCCGCTTCATTCAGGTGGACCGCAGCGAGCTGGAACGGCGGATCACTTCGCGCAAGAACAACGTTCCCTACATGCCGACGAAGGTCAAAGAGGGGCTGTCATTGAGAGAAGTGGCGCTGATCGAATCCCACCGTCTGGATCTGGCCGGAACGATCCTGGTCCCCGAACCCCAACGCAACTATTTGTACGGACCCCTGGCGGCCCATCTGCTGGGCTATGTGGGAGAGATTTCCCCGGCGCAGCTCCAGGAGTCCGGAAACGAGGATACCCTCCCCGGAACCTCCGTGGGACAGAGCGGCATTGAAAAGACCTACGACACACAAATTCGCGGAGAGGTCGGGGAGAAAATCATCGAGGTGGACGCCGTGGGCCATGAAATGAAGGTCCTCCGCGTCCAGGAACCCGCTTCGGGCGACGACGTCTATTTAACCATCGATCTGAACGTCCAAAAGGCGGCCGAGGAGGCCCTGGGAAAAAACGCCGGAACGATCGTGGCGATCGATCCCCGTAACGGCGAGATCCTGGCCATGGTCAGTCACCCCGCCTTTGACCCGAATCAACTTTCGCAGAGCCTGTCGACCGCCGACTGGGAGGCGCTGTCCTCCGACCCGGGCCATCCCCTGACCAATCGGGCCATCCAGGGCCAGTATCCTCCGGGCTCCACATTCAAACTGGTCGTCTCCTCCGCCGCGCTGGAAACCAAGGAGGTCACGCCGGAGGAGCCGATCCTCTGTACGGGGGGCATGCCCTTCGGCCGACGGGTCTACAAGGATTGGAAACGGGGCGGCCACGGCATAATCGATCTGCATTCCGCCATCGTCCAGTCCTGCGACGTTTATTTTTACGAAATGGGTCGGCGGCTGGGCATCGACCGCCTGGCCGATTATGCCTTTCGCTACGGATTGGGCCAGCCGACCGGGGTCGAGCTGGCCTCCGAAAAATCGGGCGTGATCCCCACCTCTCAATGGAAGCTCCGCGCCAAGGGGGAACCCTGGTATCCGGGGGAAACCCTGTCGGCCGCCATCGGACAAGGGTTCGTCACCGTGACGCCGATTCAACTGGCCGATCTCATCGGAACCGTGGCCATGTCGGGCGCCCGCTTCCAGCCCCACCTGATCAAAGCGATCCGGGACCGGGCCACCGGACGGCTTTATGAATTTCCACCGGTGGAACTTGGCCGGGTGGATCTGGCCAAGAAAACTTACACCGCCCTCCGCCAGGCCCTGAGCGGCGTGGTCTCGGAACCGCACGGCACCGGCGCTTCCGCCCGGTCGCAATTCGTCACCATCGCGGGTAAGACCGGGACCGCCCAGGTGGTTGAGGAAAAAGCGGGCGTCGAAACCAAGTCCCTGCCCAAGGAGCTGCAGGACCATGCCTGGTTTATCGCCTTCGCGCCGGTCGAAGACCCCCGGATCGCGGTGGCGGTTTTGGTCGAGCACGGAGGCCACGGCGGCGAAACCGCCGCGCCCCCCGCCAAGCGGGTGATTGAGGAGTACCTGAAAAATGATCGGCCGGAGAATCATCAACAGCTTTGA
- the mreD gene encoding rod shape-determining protein MreD, whose amino-acid sequence MNRWTYTLIALVLIPVQTTWLTAVGMHAIRPDLVLLLIYFTGFYAGEMKGLMIGWIMGALMDFFSGGPFGLQIASKAAAGLLSGLLGRFFLNATGALTMGLVVLLSLITGIIGFWFHQLVVGEIHFMEAFRWTLLPEALYNGVLGGAVFWVVIRRLPVRQPWSESPPFLPNVD is encoded by the coding sequence ATGAACCGATGGACTTACACGCTCATCGCCCTGGTGTTGATCCCGGTCCAAACCACCTGGCTTACGGCCGTCGGCATGCATGCCATCCGGCCGGATCTGGTATTGCTTTTGATCTACTTCACGGGTTTCTATGCCGGAGAGATGAAGGGTCTGATGATCGGATGGATCATGGGGGCCTTGATGGATTTCTTTTCGGGGGGGCCCTTCGGTCTCCAAATCGCCTCGAAAGCGGCGGCGGGCTTGTTGTCCGGACTGCTGGGAAGGTTTTTTCTCAACGCGACGGGCGCGTTGACCATGGGACTGGTGGTCTTGTTGTCCCTGATCACCGGCATCATCGGCTTTTGGTTTCATCAACTCGTGGTGGGCGAGATCCATTTCATGGAGGCCTTTCGTTGGACGTTGCTGCCCGAGGCGTTGTATAATGGTGTTTTAGGGGGCGCGGTGTTCTGGGTGGTCATCCGGCGGCTGCCGGTCCGGCAGCCGTGGTCGGAAAGTCCCCCGTTCCTACCCAATGTCGATTGA
- the mreC gene encoding rod shape-determining protein MreC, which yields MLRQIINYRRFIILFLTVLLVAVLLFPELQRRPVYFLGRPVVFLISGLQKGLTWTAHGIGGLWNGYINLISVQRENETLKRDLARLQNETLQLQEAAQANERLEQLLNFRRTNAFHTLVAAVIGRDPSNWYRTLMIDKGTREGVAIDMGVITPVGVVGRVIKADPTVSQVLLVTDRNSAVAALIQRTRDEGLVEGTERGLARIKYLSLLADLKEGDLVLTSGLTGYFPKGLLIGTLGRATKKELDLFQQAEVIPSVDFSKLEEVLVVTALEDRIPPAGRPGSPASEGSQNKK from the coding sequence ATGCTTCGGCAAATTATAAATTACAGACGGTTCATCATTCTTTTCCTGACGGTCCTTCTGGTCGCCGTGCTCCTATTTCCGGAGTTGCAAAGACGCCCCGTTTATTTTTTGGGCCGTCCCGTGGTGTTCCTGATCTCCGGTCTGCAGAAAGGCCTGACGTGGACGGCCCACGGCATCGGGGGCCTCTGGAACGGCTACATCAACCTGATCTCGGTGCAACGGGAAAACGAAACTTTAAAACGCGACCTGGCCCGGCTGCAAAACGAAACCCTTCAACTCCAAGAAGCCGCCCAGGCCAACGAGCGATTGGAACAACTCCTAAATTTCAGACGGACGAATGCCTTCCATACCCTGGTGGCCGCCGTGATCGGACGCGATCCGTCCAACTGGTACCGGACGCTGATGATCGATAAGGGGACCCGCGAGGGCGTCGCGATCGACATGGGGGTCATCACCCCGGTCGGGGTCGTGGGCCGTGTGATCAAAGCCGACCCGACCGTGTCGCAGGTCCTCCTGGTCACCGATCGAAACAGCGCCGTCGCGGCTCTGATTCAACGCACACGGGACGAGGGGTTGGTGGAGGGCACGGAAAGAGGCCTCGCCCGCATCAAATACCTGTCCCTGCTGGCGGACCTCAAGGAAGGCGACCTCGTTCTGACGTCCGGCCTGACGGGATATTTTCCGAAAGGGCTCCTGATCGGCACCCTGGGCCGCGCCACGAAGAAGGAACTGGACCTTTTCCAGCAAGCCGAGGTGATTCCCAGCGTGGACTTCTCAAAATTGGAAGAGGTCCTGGTGGTCACCGCCCTGGAGGACCGTATCCCGCCCGCCGGCCGGCCGGGTTCACCTGCGTCGGAGGGCTCGCAAAACAAGAAATGA
- a CDS encoding rod shape-determining protein — protein MGAVDNILGWFSNDLAIDLGTANTLVYLKGKGIVINEPSVVAIDRKTSKVLAVGAEAKKMLGRTPGNIVAIRPMKDGVIADFEIAEKMLSHFITKTHNRSTFVRPRIVIGVPSRITQVEKRAVRDSAQLAGAREVYLIEQPVAAAIGAGLPIAEPSGNMVVDIGGGTTDVAVISLAGIVYSESVKVAGDKMDEAIMNYIKRKYNLLIGEPMAEQIKFEIGSAFPLEERKTITIKGRDLISGIPKTLVMDDSEIREALSEPISAIVNAIKVALENTPPELAGDIIDRGIVLTGGGSLLRGMDIRLREETNLPVITVENPLTTVVLGTGKVLDELDLLKKVTIMSQ, from the coding sequence GTGGGTGCTGTAGACAACATTCTGGGCTGGTTTTCGAACGACCTGGCCATCGATCTGGGCACGGCCAACACCCTGGTTTATCTCAAAGGCAAGGGGATCGTCATCAACGAGCCTTCGGTCGTCGCCATCGACCGGAAGACCAGCAAGGTCCTGGCCGTCGGGGCCGAGGCCAAGAAGATGCTGGGTCGAACGCCCGGTAACATCGTCGCGATCCGACCGATGAAGGACGGCGTGATCGCCGATTTCGAGATTGCGGAAAAAATGCTCAGTCATTTTATCACCAAGACCCACAACCGCAGCACCTTTGTCCGTCCCCGAATCGTGATCGGCGTTCCCTCAAGGATCACGCAAGTTGAAAAGCGCGCCGTTCGGGACTCGGCGCAGCTGGCCGGCGCGCGGGAGGTCTATTTGATCGAACAGCCCGTCGCGGCCGCCATCGGAGCCGGACTGCCGATCGCCGAGCCTTCCGGAAACATGGTGGTGGATATCGGCGGGGGAACGACCGACGTGGCCGTCATCTCCCTGGCCGGGATCGTCTACAGCGAGTCCGTCAAGGTCGCGGGGGACAAGATGGACGAGGCGATCATGAATTACATCAAACGGAAATACAACCTGCTCATCGGCGAGCCGATGGCGGAGCAGATCAAGTTCGAGATCGGATCGGCCTTCCCGCTGGAGGAACGAAAGACGATCACGATCAAGGGACGGGATCTGATCTCGGGAATTCCAAAAACGCTGGTGATGGACGACAGCGAGATCCGCGAGGCCTTGTCCGAGCCGATCAGCGCCATCGTGAACGCCATCAAGGTGGCGCTGGAGAACACGCCGCCCGAATTGGCGGGGGACATCATCGACCGCGGAATCGTGCTGACCGGCGGGGGATCGCTGCTCCGGGGCATGGACATCCGTCTTCGCGAAGAGACGAACCTTCCGGTCATCACGGTTGAAAACCCCCTCACGACGGTCGTGTTGGGGACGGGCAAGGTGCTGGACGAACTCGACCTGCTGAAAAAAGTAACCATCATGTCCCAGTAA